GCTGGGCAACGGTGGCCTGGGCCGCCTGGCCGCCTGCTTCCTGGACTCCGCCGTGACGCAGGACTACCCGCTGACCGGCTACGGCCTGCTGTACCGTTACGGACTGTGCGTGGAAAGAAGCGTTCTACCCCTTCATTGTCCAGCGCGGCACCCAGCAGCGTTTTGTGAAGTTCGACGACATGCACGTCCGCGCCGTGCCGTACGACATGCCGATCACCGGCTACGGCACCGACAACGTGGGCACCCTGCGCCTGTGGGACGCGCTGCCGATGCACGAGTTCGACTACGACGCATTCAGCTCCCAGCGCTTCACCGACGCCATCCTGGAGCGCGAGGCAGTGCACGACATCACCCGCGTGCTCTACCCGAACGACTCCAGCTACGCCGGCAAGCTGCTGCGCGTGCGCCAGCAGTACTTCTTCGTCTCCGCGTCCCTGCAGGAGCTGGTGGACAACTACGTGGAGCACCACGGCACCGACCTGCGGGACTTCCACAAGTACAACTCCATCCAGCTCAACGACACCCACCCGGTGCTGGGCATCCCGGAGCTCATGCGCATCCTGCTGGATGAGCACGGCATGGGCTGGGAAGAGGCCTGGGTCGTCACCACCAAGACCTTCGCCTACACCAACCACACGGTGCTGCAGGAGGCGCTGGAGACCTGGGAAGAGTCCATCTTCAAGCAGCTCTTCTGGCGCATCTGGGAGATTGTGCAGGAGATTGACCGCCGCTACCGCCTGGACATGGAGGCCCGTGGCGTCGCGCCGGAGCTGGCCCACCGCTACTCCCCGGTGCACGACGGCACCGTCCACATGGCGTGGATCGCTTGCTATGCGGCCTACTCCATCAACGGCGTGGCTGCGATCCACACCGACATTATTAAGCGCGACACCTTGGGTTTCTGGAACGACATCAAGCCGGAGGTGTTCAACAACAAAACCAACGGCGTGACTCCGCGCCGCTGGCTGCGCATGTGCAACCCGCGCCTGTCCGCCCTGCTGGACCGCCTTGCTGGCAACGACGATTGGGTCACCGACCTGTCCAAGCTCCAGGAGCTGCGCGGCTACGCCGACGACCCGGAGGTCATGCGCGAGCTGCGCGAGATCAAGCAAGCCAACAAGCAAGACTTCGCGGCCTGGATCTCCGAGCGCCAGGGGGCGGAGGTAGACCCGGACTCCATCTTCGATGCCCAGATCAAGCGCCTCCACGAGTACAAGCGCCAGCTGATGAACGCCCTGTACATCCTGGATCTGTACTTCCGCATCAAGCAGGACGGCGAACGCGACGTGCCTAAGCGCACCTTCATCTTCGGCGCGAAGGCAGCCCCGGGCTACACCATGGCGAAGGGCATTATCAAGCTCATCAACGCCATCGCCGAGCTGGTGAACAACGACCCTGAGGTGTCCCAGTACATCCACGTCGTGTTTGTGGAGAACTACAACGTCTCCCCGGCCGAGCAGATCATCCCGGCCTCCGACGTTTCCGAGCAGATCTCCACCGCCGGCAAGGAGGCATCCGGTACCTCCAACATGAAGTTCATGATGAACGGCGCGCTGACCCTGGGCACCATGGACGGCGCGAACGTTGAGATCGTGGACGCTGTCGGCGAGGAGAACGCCTACATCTTCGGTGCCTTCGAGGAGGACCTGCCGGAACTCAAGCGCAACTACAACCCGCGCATGGCGGCCCAGGAGACCCCGGGCCTGATGCGCGCACTGGACGCACTGGTGGACGGCACGCTGGATGACCAGGGCACCGGCGCTTTCCACGACATTCGCACCTCGCTTCTCGACGGCTTCGGGTACGACTCCCCGGACGTGTACTACGTCTTGGGCGACTTCGCCTCCTACCGCGAGACCCGTGACCGCATGGCGACCGAGTACTACGCAGATCCGGACCACTGGGCACGCATGTGCTGGATCAACATCTGCGAGTCCGGCCGCTTCTCCTCCGACCGCACCATCCGCGACTACGCGGAAGAGGTCTGGAAGATCGAGCCGACCCCGATCCACCCGAAGTAAGGGGGCTGACCGCCGGGGCTGACCGCCGGGGCGGCCGGGGGGCGTTGTGGTTCCCCGGCGCGTTCGCCGCGGGGGCCGGTGGGCCCCGCGTCCGCTCCCGGCCCCGGCCCGGCGCCCCGCGGCCGGCCCCGGGCCCGCTTGCCTTCCGGCACCCCGGAACGTGTTGGTCACCTGAATTGGCGACCTGCGGTTTTACAACCCCCGCGGAACGACTTTGTCATATCGTTCCGCGCTGATGAGTCCCCCCGCATGCTCAGCCGTCTAGCGGGGCGGATCGCGGTATGCTCCATGCATGTTTCCCCGCAACGTAATTGAGCTGGCCCAGCGCTACGCGGGTCCCGCCGTCGCTATCCTCGCCCTCGTACTCGGCTTGGTGTTCGGTCTCGGCCCGCAGGCCGGTTCATCATCGACGAAGGGGACCTCCGCAAGCGCGGCACCTGCCACCTCTGCTAACCCGGCAACCCCCTCCGCGGCACCTACCACTAGTCCGGCAACCGACCCCTTTGCCAAGTTGTTCGGCCCCCGCGCCACCTACGCCCCCGGTGAGCCTCCGCTGTTCTTGGAGCGAGACTTCATGGGCACGACGTTTTTCATGCCGAATGCCACAACTATCGAGGTGAAGTTCCCCGGCGGTAACACGACCTGCTTCACGTCGTTCGCGGATGTGACCGAGACGGATGAATCCGTCACCATTAAATACGGCCAGCGCAACGAGCACGGCGGGGACTGCAGCGCGGAGCTGACGCAGGCGAAAGCCACAGCAACGCTGTCCAAGCCGCTGGGAGACCGCGTGGTGTACCTCGAGAAGGAGGAGCGCCACTGGTACCCCTCCGACCTGCGCTCCGAATACGCAGTGGAAGACCATCAGGTGAAGATCTGGATGGTGACAGGCAGCAAGCTGTGCCACACCATTGAGACGGTCGTGACCGAGACCGATACGCAGGTACACATCACTGCCCGCGAGGTGAAGCGCCCGCAGCAGGGCCCGGTGCGCTGCCGCCCGACCCAGGACATCAGCTTCACGCAGGTGCACCTTCCTAACCCAGTCGGCAATCGCCAGGTCAAGGTGACGTTTGAGAGCCTGCCGGCAGCCCAGTGATCCTTCTCGTAGACAACAGGGATTCCTATACCTTCAACCTCGCGCACCTCATCCATCGGGCTTCCGGCCAATTTCCGCTGGTGGTGCCAGCCGACGAGGTACAGCCCCAAGGCATCCCCCAGCGCGTGGCCGCGGGCGAGTTCACCCACGTGGTCATCTCCCCCGGCCCCGGCACTCCCGACAGGGACGCTGACTTCGCCGCCTCCCGCGCAGTGATCCAGGCCGCCGACGGCATCCCGGTCCTGGGAGTGTGCCTGGGCCACCAGGGCCTCGCGGTGCTCGCCGGCGCGGCGGTGACTCGCGCTCCAGAGCCGCGCCACGGCTTCATCAGCCAGATCGAGCACAGCGGCGAGGGCATCTTCGCCGGCATCCCGCAGGGCTTCAACGTGGTGCGCTACCACTCGCTCCACATCGAGGAAACCCCCGGTATCACCGTCCACGCACGCAGCGAAGACGGCATCATCCAGGGACTCGAAGTTGCAGGTCAGCCGCACTGGGGCGTGCAGTTCCACCCCGAGTCGGTCCTCTCCGAGTACGGCGAGCAGCTGGTCCGCAACTTCCTGGGGCTCTCCCCGCTTGACGACGCTCCCCCGACCTGGCGCCTCGCACACCGCACCGTGCCCGGTCCGATCAACTGCCAAGCCGTGGTTGCGGCACTACGCTCCACAGGCGAGAGCGACCACGCATTCTGGCTGGATTCGGCGGATCCGCGTGGCCGGTACTCGATCATCGGCGACGCCGCCGGCACTTTGAGCCGCGCCTGGCGCTATCAGCTTGGCGACGCTCCCGACATCCTCGCCGAGCTGGAAACCGAACTGGCCGCGCGCATCCACAACGCACCTGACCTCCCGTTCACCGGCGGCGTGGTTGGCTACCTGGGCTACGAGTGCGCCCAACTCACCCTGCCCGGCGCGGAACTGGGCCGCCACCGCTCCCCCTACCCGGACGCCTACTTCGTCCGCCCGCAGTCGTGGATCATCTACGACCACGAAACCGAAACCTCGCACCTGTGCTGCCTGCACACGGGCGAACAGGACGAGGAGACCGAACGCCTGCTCGCGCGCCTGGCTAACTCGCTGGCTGGGGTCGAGGAGGCTGGGAAGGGGGCGTCGATAAGCAATGGCTCCTGGAGGATGCCGGATTACGTGGAGCGGGTTGCGCGGGCGCAAGAGGAGCTCCGTGCGGGCGAGAGTTACGAAGTGTGCCTGACCGATACCTATACCGCGACGGCCACCGGCGACCTGTACCCGCAGCTCAGGACGCACAACCCGGCACCGTACGCAGCGCACCTGCGCTTCGGCGAGTTGGAGGTGCTCAGCGCGTCGCCGGAGCGTTTCCTTACCGTGCGCGGCGGCGTGGTGGAGGCGAAGCCGATCAAGGGCACCATCCCGCGCGCGCAGGACCCGGCTGAGCTGCAGCGGGACGCGAAGTCGCGCGCGGAGAACCTGATGATCGTGGACCTGTTGCGCAACGACCTCGGACGCGTCTGCGAGCCGGGCAGCGTCGAGGTGCCCCGCCTCATGGCTGTGGAGTCCTTCGCCACCGTGCACCAGCTTGTCTCCACCATCACGGGCCGCTTGCGTGCGGACGCTTCCCTCATCGACCTGATCCGCGCCACCTTCCCGCCCGGCTCCATGACCGGCGCGCCGAAGCTACGCACATGCGAAATCATCGAGCGCCTCGAGGACGGCCCCCGCGGAATCTACTCCGGTGCGCTGGGGTACTTGGGTTTCGACGGCCAGGCGGACCTATCCGTAGTCATCCGCACGGCTGTCCGCGTGGGCGAGCAGGTCACCGTGGGTGCCGGCGGCGCGATCGTGCTCGCCTCCGACCCTGCCGCCGAGGACGCGGAGAAGCAGCTCAAAGCCAACGCCGTACTCGGCGCGTGGGGGCCGTCGTGCTGAGCTTCGGGAGCTACGTGTGGCGCGACGGCGCATTCGTCGAGCGCGAACCGTCCGCCGGCCCCTTCGCCGTCGCCGACTCCTGGCGCCACTCCCGCGGCCGCACCAACGGCCTCGATCTGCACCTCGCGCGCTTCGAGCGCACCGCCGGGCCGCTGCCGGTGAGCTTCGTCGATGCCATGCTCGCGCTCTTGGACCCCGAAACCGAGCTCTTCCCCCGCATCGCGCTTGTTTCCGGGCTTTTGCTTTTCGACGTTCGCCCCGCACCCCCAGCCCGCGAAACCACCCGCTTGACCTGGGTTGACGCACCGGATCCGCGGACGCAGCCCCTGGTCAAGGGGCCGGATTTTGGTTCGCTCGCCGAGTACCGCCAGCGGTTCATGCTCCCGGGCACGGACGACGTTGTGATCTGCGAGCACGGCGCGGCCGCAGAAACGACCACCGGCGCGCTGGTGGCGTGGGATGGCGAGACACTTTTTGTCCCCGACGGTGTCTTCCTACCCAGTGTCACCATGGATCAGGTTGTTGCGAGGGCTGGGGCGCTTGGAGTGAGCGTCGAAAAGCGAAAGCTCACCCTTGATCTGGTAGCGCGGCAGCCGCTGTGGTTCCTGAACTCGCTGCACGGCGTGAGCCCGGTGAGCGAGGTGCGTGTGGGGCGCGACGTGCTCACGCCGCCTGCGCACCCCGACTCCGCCGAGTGGCAGCGCTGGTGGTGGGGCGAGTTCCGCCAGCGGGCGCGCTAGCCGGCACGTTGGCAGAGCACGCGGCCCGTGGCCGTGTCCAGCGAGGCCACCTCGGCCGGGGTTCCGTCCGCGATGATGCGGCCGCCCTCGGCACCGGCACCCGGCCCCATCTCGATGATGCGGTCGGCCTGCGCGAGGACATCGAGGTTGTGCTCGACCACGATCACGGTCTGGCCCACGTCCACCAGCGAGTTCAGCTCAGCCACCAGCAGCTCCACGTCCGCTGGGTGTAGGCCGGTGGTCGGTTCGTCGAGGAGGTACACCGTGTGGCCGCCGCGCGAATTGCGGGACCGCTGCAGCTCGGTGGCCAGCTTGATGCGCTGGGCCTCGCCGCCCGAGAGCTCCGGCGCGCCCTGCCCGAGGCGCAGATAACCCAGCCCGACGGCCTGCAGGGTCTCCACCGCGCGCAGGACCTTCGGCTCCTCCGCGAAGACGCCCGCTGCCTCATCCACGGTGAGGTCCAGCACCTCCGCGATGTTCAAGCCCTGCCACGTCACCTCGAGCGTCTCCTCGTTGTAGCGCGCGCCGCCGCAATGCGGGCAGGTGGTGTAAGAGCCGGGCAGAAACACCAACTCCACCTCGATCTTGCCGGCGCCGCCGCA
Above is a genomic segment from Corynebacterium sp. CNCTC7651 containing:
- a CDS encoding chorismate-binding protein gives rise to the protein MILLVDNRDSYTFNLAHLIHRASGQFPLVVPADEVQPQGIPQRVAAGEFTHVVISPGPGTPDRDADFAASRAVIQAADGIPVLGVCLGHQGLAVLAGAAVTRAPEPRHGFISQIEHSGEGIFAGIPQGFNVVRYHSLHIEETPGITVHARSEDGIIQGLEVAGQPHWGVQFHPESVLSEYGEQLVRNFLGLSPLDDAPPTWRLAHRTVPGPINCQAVVAALRSTGESDHAFWLDSADPRGRYSIIGDAAGTLSRAWRYQLGDAPDILAELETELAARIHNAPDLPFTGGVVGYLGYECAQLTLPGAELGRHRSPYPDAYFVRPQSWIIYDHETETSHLCCLHTGEQDEETERLLARLANSLAGVEEAGKGASISNGSWRMPDYVERVARAQEELRAGESYEVCLTDTYTATATGDLYPQLRTHNPAPYAAHLRFGELEVLSASPERFLTVRGGVVEAKPIKGTIPRAQDPAELQRDAKSRAENLMIVDLLRNDLGRVCEPGSVEVPRLMAVESFATVHQLVSTITGRLRADASLIDLIRATFPPGSMTGAPKLRTCEIIERLEDGPRGIYSGALGYLGFDGQADLSVVIRTAVRVGEQVTVGAGGAIVLASDPAAEDAEKQLKANAVLGAWGPSC
- a CDS encoding aminotransferase class IV, which gives rise to MLSFGSYVWRDGAFVEREPSAGPFAVADSWRHSRGRTNGLDLHLARFERTAGPLPVSFVDAMLALLDPETELFPRIALVSGLLLFDVRPAPPARETTRLTWVDAPDPRTQPLVKGPDFGSLAEYRQRFMLPGTDDVVICEHGAAAETTTGALVAWDGETLFVPDGVFLPSVTMDQVVARAGALGVSVEKRKLTLDLVARQPLWFLNSLHGVSPVSEVRVGRDVLTPPAHPDSAEWQRWWWGEFRQRAR